The Bacillus carboniphilus genome contains a region encoding:
- a CDS encoding restriction endonuclease subunit S, with protein MILDEDFVAPEYLLYFFKGYQKKVLAQVRSVTADNLDFKSIVNIDVPIPPLEEQYSFIQRLNSINNLMEQNKQQLSNKEILFESLMQRAFKGELFND; from the coding sequence ATGATATTAGATGAAGATTTTGTAGCTCCTGAATATTTGCTTTATTTTTTTAAAGGGTATCAAAAAAAGGTACTTGCCCAAGTTAGATCTGTTACTGCGGACAACTTGGACTTTAAATCAATAGTGAATATCGATGTCCCAATTCCACCACTGGAAGAACAATATAGCTTTATTCAAAGATTAAATTCTATAAATAATCTAATGGAACAAAACAAACAACAATTATCAAATAAGGAAATATTATTTGAATCTCTTATGCAAAGGGCATTCAAAGGGGAACTATTTAACGATTAA
- a CDS encoding DUF4275 family protein, which produces MDIVDKLRNKNIRVKEIPKWGTYLRQEWENNFASHLSNKEKEEIYLYDHSGFCGYLWHLFSYEKKECLQGIEAESAFNNEMKNKCYVFFQHSDYALLLENASRFNTDDLRNETGLDVYVVDNHFRWTFVKTHEIDFCGPYFSRKGRL; this is translated from the coding sequence ATGGACATAGTAGATAAACTCAGAAACAAGAACATTAGGGTGAAAGAAATCCCAAAATGGGGAACGTATTTACGTCAGGAATGGGAAAATAATTTCGCCAGTCATCTTAGTAATAAGGAGAAAGAAGAAATATATTTATATGACCATAGCGGTTTTTGTGGCTACCTGTGGCATCTTTTTAGTTATGAAAAGAAGGAATGTCTCCAAGGTATAGAAGCTGAAAGTGCTTTTAACAATGAGATGAAAAATAAATGCTATGTCTTCTTCCAGCACTCAGATTACGCATTACTTCTTGAAAATGCCTCAAGGTTTAACACTGATGACTTAAGAAATGAAACAGGATTAGATGTGTATGTTGTGGACAATCATTTTCGTTGGACCTTTGTAAAAACACACGAAATCGATTTTTGCGGCCCTTATTTTAGCCGAAAAGGAAGGTTGTAG
- a CDS encoding immunity protein Imm33 domain-containing protein: MSWCLDDVYTLNKQSPYTFYIPSPEVLDRLKVGDRVRLIFVNEEVDDDGFRGERMWVEITQLNGTSFKGILNNEPYRLSLEVGDEISFKRENICDTDTIDPHLSEWDFYFDTLVTVSEDVFEKEEFNFMLRDEPKGEGDAGWSILSGYEDDDFLNDLENFQIVSIGVILNIDDSILNIIKEPPLCAYERDENGEFYKIEDYDWEGYFSG, from the coding sequence ATGTCTTGGTGCTTAGATGATGTATATACTTTGAACAAACAATCGCCTTATACGTTTTATATTCCTAGTCCTGAGGTGCTAGATAGGTTGAAAGTTGGAGATAGGGTAAGGTTAATCTTTGTAAATGAAGAAGTAGATGATGATGGATTCAGAGGAGAGAGAATGTGGGTTGAAATTACCCAACTAAATGGAACTAGTTTCAAAGGTATATTGAACAATGAGCCTTATCGTTTATCACTAGAAGTTGGAGACGAGATTTCATTTAAAAGGGAAAATATTTGCGATACAGATACTATAGATCCTCATTTGTCTGAATGGGACTTTTATTTTGATACACTAGTAACAGTGAGTGAAGATGTATTTGAAAAAGAAGAATTCAATTTTATGTTAAGGGATGAACCCAAGGGTGAGGGGGATGCTGGTTGGTCAATTTTAAGTGGATATGAAGATGACGACTTTCTTAATGATCTCGAAAACTTTCAAATTGTTTCTATTGGGGTAATCTTGAATATTGATGATTCCATTCTAAATATAATCAAAGAACCTCCTCTATGTGCTTATGAAAGAGATGAAAATGGTGAGTTTTATAAAATAGAGGACTATGATTGGGAAGGCTATTTTAGTGGGTAA
- a CDS encoding general stress protein has protein sequence MKKKLEKRFSYLYTGEFISFVLFIVVSYPLNYLFMMRDQQLYSLYSFWLAFILLEFLLLQGTIYWYSKLKRLREEKNPITPGKVVRLLHRLKKVNVVIIIFTILAFLVDLIIWYPSLPLVGLAVALFVYIFAILEFINYFYIQLSYDNISDIKYLFKNKKLKKSCMSKDFKRV, from the coding sequence TTGAAGAAAAAATTAGAGAAAAGATTTTCTTACTTATACACAGGGGAATTTATTTCCTTCGTTCTTTTTATTGTGGTTAGTTATCCGTTGAATTATTTATTTATGATGCGCGACCAACAATTGTACTCGCTCTATTCATTTTGGCTAGCATTTATCCTTTTAGAGTTTCTTCTACTACAAGGAACGATTTATTGGTATTCAAAGCTTAAGAGATTAAGAGAGGAAAAGAACCCAATCACACCTGGGAAGGTTGTACGATTATTACATCGATTAAAAAAGGTGAATGTGGTTATTATTATTTTTACAATACTTGCATTTTTAGTGGATTTGATTATTTGGTATCCTTCCTTGCCGTTAGTAGGGCTAGCTGTTGCTCTCTTCGTTTATATATTCGCCATTTTAGAATTCATTAACTACTTTTACATTCAACTCTCATACGACAATATTTCCGATATCAAGTACTTGTTCAAAAATAAAAAGTTAAAGAAATCCTGTATGTCTAAAGATTTCAAACGTGTTTAA
- a CDS encoding DUF4367 domain-containing protein — translation MKKIIILMITSIFLIGCNSSGGSNLVTYDNDKLAKEIEEKGFKPKLPTKFPIAIINHEISSPPTNDHFIVDFTGEKGEYFELIIWDKLVTWNDNSNQEEININGKEGSYMSDEVLMSTLHWRDGDYDYILQYYHTFSDTKIAKADLIGIAESFQ, via the coding sequence ATGAAAAAGATTATTATCTTAATGATAACTTCCATTTTTTTAATAGGGTGTAATAGTAGTGGTGGGAGTAACTTAGTAACATATGATAACGATAAACTTGCAAAAGAAATAGAGGAAAAAGGTTTTAAACCTAAACTACCAACAAAGTTTCCTATTGCTATAATAAACCATGAGATATCTTCCCCACCAACTAATGACCATTTCATAGTAGATTTTACAGGAGAGAAAGGAGAATATTTTGAATTAATTATATGGGATAAGCTAGTTACATGGAATGACAACAGTAATCAAGAAGAAATCAACATTAATGGAAAAGAAGGATCTTATATGAGTGATGAAGTATTGATGAGTACGTTACATTGGCGAGATGGAGATTATGATTATATTTTACAATATTACCATACGTTTTCAGACACAAAAATAGCAAAAGCTGATCTAATAGGTATAGCTGAATCCTTCCAGTAA
- a CDS encoding DoxX family protein, which produces MTVLSIILQVLLGLGFLMFGVMKFGSKQMVDDFKNFGYPGWFRVFTGLMEIFSAVLVIAGIWNLSMAAWGGLLIVVTMMGAIFTHIKIKDTVKNMMMPIILLIFGLIVLLINFESLF; this is translated from the coding sequence ATGACGGTTTTATCAATTATTCTTCAAGTTTTATTAGGTTTAGGATTTTTAATGTTTGGAGTTATGAAGTTTGGTTCAAAGCAAATGGTTGATGATTTTAAGAATTTTGGTTATCCAGGATGGTTTAGAGTATTTACAGGGTTAATGGAAATTTTTTCCGCAGTTTTAGTTATTGCAGGAATTTGGAATTTATCAATGGCTGCTTGGGGAGGATTATTAATTGTTGTAACGATGATGGGGGCTATTTTTACTCATATCAAAATTAAAGATACTGTTAAAAACATGATGATGCCAATCATTTTGCTAATATTTGGTTTGATAGTATTGCTAATAAATTTTGAATCATTGTTTTAA
- a CDS encoding MarR family winged helix-turn-helix transcriptional regulator, producing MGEQSDLDLRLFRVWMKATDAVFENIRKDIESHKINNVNFMILELLYSKGPHPIQKISEVLSIPSGSITYVVDKLEKKGLLERQPHPNDRRASNVILYN from the coding sequence ATGGGTGAACAAAGTGATCTGGATTTGAGATTATTTAGGGTTTGGATGAAGGCTACTGATGCTGTTTTCGAAAATATCCGAAAGGATATTGAAAGTCATAAAATTAATAATGTGAATTTTATGATACTTGAATTACTTTACAGTAAAGGTCCTCACCCTATCCAAAAAATTAGTGAGGTACTTTCTATTCCTAGCGGGAGTATCACCTATGTAGTGGATAAGTTAGAAAAGAAAGGGCTTTTAGAAAGACAACCACATCCAAATGATAGAAGAGCTTCTAATGTCATACTATATAACTGA
- a CDS encoding phosphatase PAP2 family protein: protein MKAFWIAFFSCISFTFLSVNVSNSPLPWDKPISSFLEPSQWLTLFDFLGSNKFVSIMGFILILYIWWKDKNYRKVIFIGSSLVLGYFAFKGLKILIGRERPLGALDEGNSFPSGQSTMSFIFFFLLCYVIRTEISNRSIRFLVYISSTLLVLFVGASRIVQGDHYASDVVGGYLTGLTITGGLLFLYEKWEIFRRDNDHSNGH from the coding sequence ATGAAAGCATTTTGGATCGCTTTCTTCTCCTGTATTTCATTTACTTTTCTTTCTGTTAACGTATCAAACTCCCCTCTACCATGGGATAAGCCTATTTCCTCTTTTCTTGAACCATCCCAGTGGCTAACCTTATTTGATTTTTTAGGTTCCAATAAGTTTGTTAGCATAATGGGTTTTATCCTTATTTTGTACATATGGTGGAAAGATAAAAATTATAGAAAAGTCATATTTATCGGCTCATCTCTTGTATTAGGATATTTTGCTTTCAAAGGACTGAAAATATTAATAGGAAGAGAACGACCACTGGGAGCACTTGATGAGGGGAATAGCTTTCCTAGTGGTCAGAGTACAATGAGTTTTATCTTTTTCTTCTTGCTCTGCTATGTAATCCGTACTGAGATCTCTAATAGGAGCATTCGATTCCTCGTTTATATTAGTAGCACTTTACTCGTACTCTTTGTTGGAGCTAGTAGAATTGTACAGGGTGATCATTATGCTAGTGATGTTGTCGGAGGATACCTCACTGGGTTAACTATTACGGGAGGTCTCTTATTTCTATATGAGAAATGGGAAATATTCAGAAGAGATAACGATCATTCAAATGGCCATTGA
- a CDS encoding DUF6143 family protein — protein sequence MRPVITVGNDAFESTKGVLFAGSSSDLIPNTNTNAWVQLFNPPDSNVNLFINVIVLANFSTDLVRADLYLNSEPPGAKFESTKVTSVNVGSPNQPMGQIHFNPSVQGVPVGGTNIGSRALTPHSTFFETAEGRIILEPGTNLVLFIGSRTETVSQIGFEWWEGKEIVC from the coding sequence ATAAGACCAGTTATAACGGTTGGAAATGATGCGTTTGAAAGTACGAAAGGCGTTTTATTTGCTGGATCATCGTCAGACTTAATTCCGAACACAAATACGAATGCCTGGGTACAATTGTTCAATCCACCAGATTCGAATGTTAACTTATTCATCAATGTAATTGTATTAGCTAATTTTTCAACCGATCTTGTTAGAGCGGATTTATATTTAAATTCCGAGCCTCCTGGTGCTAAGTTTGAGTCTACAAAAGTGACTAGTGTTAATGTAGGTTCGCCTAATCAACCCATGGGGCAAATTCATTTTAACCCAAGTGTTCAAGGTGTGCCGGTTGGAGGAACGAATATTGGCTCAAGAGCTTTGACACCACACTCCACTTTTTTTGAAACAGCTGAAGGAAGGATCATTTTGGAACCAGGGACAAACTTAGTGTTATTTATTGGAAGTCGAACTGAAACAGTCTCACAAATTGGTTTCGAATGGTGGGAAGGTAAAGAAATTGTTTGTTGA
- a CDS encoding aminoglycoside phosphotransferase family protein has translation MGDISYKLDFKDICRTSLLGELVNEPKPISGGLLHRMFSVETTQGKYAVKLLNPEIMKRPNALRNYVNAEKIAYFLSKNIPALSTRNTTDDFIQNVNGQYYLVFNWIEGVTLNQVNINNSHCEKIGGILADIHKTDFSELKITNDKHENNHLINWDYYLQRGKKQYMEWVDILSLNFDNLKGWNLAANEAEDVLASNMVISHRDLDSKNVMWNFDKPVLIDWESAGFINPHHDLVETAIYWSTKEKGEIDKQKFCTFIQSYQTRYGQVNADWRKVLSLGFLGKLDWLEYSLKRSLGIECTDEEDKKMGTEQVTATINEIRSYADQIPILLNWLKNEL, from the coding sequence ATGGGAGATATCAGTTATAAGTTGGACTTTAAGGATATATGCCGAACGTCTCTTCTTGGTGAGCTAGTGAATGAACCTAAGCCTATCTCTGGAGGACTTTTACATCGAATGTTTTCCGTTGAAACTACTCAAGGGAAGTATGCAGTAAAGCTACTAAACCCAGAAATAATGAAAAGACCGAATGCGCTTAGAAATTATGTGAACGCTGAAAAGATAGCCTATTTTCTTTCTAAAAATATACCAGCTCTCTCGACTAGAAACACGACGGATGATTTCATTCAAAACGTGAATGGACAATACTATCTTGTATTTAATTGGATAGAGGGTGTAACTTTAAATCAAGTGAATATTAATAATAGTCATTGTGAAAAGATTGGAGGAATTCTTGCGGATATACATAAGACTGATTTTAGTGAATTAAAGATAACAAATGATAAACATGAAAATAATCACTTAATAAATTGGGACTATTATTTGCAAAGAGGAAAGAAACAATATATGGAATGGGTTGACATCCTCTCTCTAAATTTCGATAACCTTAAGGGTTGGAATTTAGCGGCGAATGAGGCGGAGGATGTTCTGGCGTCTAATATGGTCATTAGCCATAGGGATCTGGATTCTAAAAATGTTATGTGGAATTTTGATAAACCAGTCCTTATTGACTGGGAATCAGCTGGTTTTATTAATCCTCATCATGATTTAGTTGAAACAGCAATCTACTGGTCAACTAAAGAAAAAGGAGAGATTGATAAACAAAAGTTCTGCACATTTATACAAAGCTATCAAACGCGATACGGTCAAGTAAACGCCGATTGGAGAAAGGTATTATCACTTGGTTTTCTTGGTAAACTAGACTGGCTTGAATACAGCCTGAAAAGATCGCTAGGGATTGAGTGTACAGATGAGGAAGATAAGAAAATGGGGACGGAACAGGTAACAGCAACAATAAATGAAATTAGAAGTTATGCCGATCAAATTCCTATATTATTGAACTGGTTAAAGAATGAGTTATAA
- a CDS encoding GNAT family N-acetyltransferase, with translation MVGGIDIRDLTNNRFKLNRIFLSTKYQNKVFGTDIMNLIEKEFLSAMKWCLDTPHLNKRNHHFYEKLGYEKVGGIPRYR, from the coding sequence ATAGTTGGTGGTATTGACATTAGAGATTTAACCAATAACAGGTTTAAACTCAATAGAATATTCCTGTCTACTAAATATCAAAATAAAGTATTCGGTACGGACATTATGAATTTGATTGAGAAAGAATTTCTCTCAGCAATGAAATGGTGTTTAGACACTCCGCATTTAAACAAAAGGAATCATCACTTTTATGAAAAACTAGGGTATGAAAAGGTGGGGGGAATACCAAGGTACAGATAA